One Kitasatospora sp. MAP12-44 DNA segment encodes these proteins:
- a CDS encoding ABC transporter permease, whose translation MASLLDRHARLRLALLLTAPMAWLVVAYLGSLAVLFLSAFWSVDDFTYNIQRVWNTANFATILTTPVYRAVALRTLGIAVAVTVVDAVLAFPMAFCMARIAGPRTRRLLVVAVLTPLWASYLVKAYAWRVMFSEGGVIDWLGRPFGVSSPGYGTPAVIVVLAYLWLPYMILPIYAGLEQLPANLLDASADLGASAGRTLRSVVLPLVLPSVFAGSVFTFSLSLGDYIAVRIVGGKTQMLGTAIADNVTLNLPLAAALSCVPVAIIVGYLLAVRRTGALDSL comes from the coding sequence CTGGCCTCGCTGCTGGACCGGCATGCCCGGCTGCGGCTGGCGCTGCTGCTGACGGCGCCGATGGCCTGGCTGGTGGTCGCCTACCTCGGATCGCTGGCCGTGCTGTTCCTCTCGGCCTTCTGGAGCGTCGACGACTTCACCTACAACATCCAACGGGTATGGAACACGGCGAACTTCGCCACCATCCTGACCACGCCGGTCTACCGGGCCGTCGCCCTCCGCACGCTGGGGATCGCGGTCGCGGTCACCGTCGTGGACGCCGTGCTCGCGTTCCCGATGGCCTTCTGCATGGCCAGGATCGCCGGACCCAGAACACGCAGACTGCTCGTGGTCGCCGTGCTGACGCCGCTCTGGGCCAGCTACCTGGTCAAGGCCTACGCCTGGCGGGTGATGTTCAGCGAGGGCGGCGTCATCGACTGGTTGGGAAGGCCGTTCGGCGTCTCCAGCCCCGGATACGGGACGCCGGCGGTCATCGTCGTGCTGGCCTACCTGTGGCTGCCGTACATGATCCTGCCCATCTACGCGGGCCTTGAGCAGCTGCCGGCCAACCTGCTGGACGCCTCCGCGGACCTCGGGGCCTCGGCGGGCCGGACGCTGCGCTCGGTCGTGCTGCCACTGGTGCTGCCGTCGGTCTTCGCCGGGTCCGTCTTCACCTTCTCGCTCAGCCTCGGTGACTACATCGCGGTGCGGATCGTCGGCGGCAAGACCCAGATGCTCGGTACGGCGATCGCCGACAACGTCACGCTCAACCTGCCGCTGGCCGCCGCGCTGTCCTGCGTGCCGGTGGCGATCATCGTGGGTTACCTGCTCGCCGTGCGCCGGACCGGCGCCCTGGACTCGCTGTAG
- a CDS encoding ABC transporter substrate-binding protein: protein MLTSWLVRVAAATGAVLLAAGCTSTSTGTATTAHGFTPPKLAMKQSLGPGEGTLNLIAWAGYAEDGSDDKTVDWVHPFEQQTGCQVNTKIAGTSDEMVSLMKTGQYDAVSASGDATLRLIAGGDAAPVNTGLVPNYADIFDGLKNQPWNSVGGQMYGIPHGRGANLLMYRTDKVSPAPDSWSAVFDGATAHAGHVTAYDSPIYIADAALYLMKTQPDLGIKDPYALDAKQLQAAVDLLKVQHKSIGEYWSDYQKAENSFKTGDTVVGTTWQVIANMAQADKAPVQAVLPKEGATGWSDTWMISAHAAHPNCAYQWMNWIVSPKVNAQVAQWFGEAPANAKACAQTTDPNFCGTFHASDDAYWKNIYYWTTPIKDCLDGRGPICTDYAAWTAAWTEIKG from the coding sequence ATGCTCACCAGCTGGCTCGTTCGAGTGGCGGCGGCCACCGGCGCCGTCCTCCTGGCCGCCGGGTGCACCAGCACCAGCACCGGCACTGCGACCACGGCCCACGGCTTCACCCCGCCGAAGCTGGCGATGAAGCAGAGCCTGGGCCCGGGGGAGGGCACGTTGAACCTGATCGCCTGGGCCGGCTACGCCGAGGACGGCTCGGACGACAAGACCGTCGACTGGGTGCACCCGTTCGAGCAGCAGACCGGTTGCCAGGTGAACACGAAGATCGCCGGCACCTCGGACGAGATGGTCTCGCTGATGAAGACCGGTCAGTACGACGCGGTGTCCGCCTCCGGCGACGCCACGCTGCGGCTGATCGCCGGCGGCGACGCGGCCCCGGTCAACACCGGGCTGGTCCCGAACTACGCCGATATCTTCGACGGGTTGAAGAACCAGCCCTGGAACTCGGTGGGCGGCCAGATGTACGGCATCCCGCACGGCCGCGGCGCCAACCTGCTGATGTACCGCACCGACAAGGTCTCACCCGCGCCCGACTCCTGGAGCGCGGTCTTCGACGGCGCCACGGCCCACGCGGGTCACGTCACCGCCTACGACTCGCCGATCTACATCGCCGATGCGGCGCTGTACCTGATGAAGACCCAGCCCGACCTCGGCATCAAGGACCCCTACGCGCTGGACGCCAAGCAACTGCAGGCGGCCGTCGACCTGTTGAAGGTCCAGCACAAGTCGATCGGCGAGTACTGGAGCGACTACCAGAAGGCGGAGAACTCCTTCAAGACCGGCGACACCGTCGTCGGTACCACCTGGCAGGTGATCGCCAACATGGCGCAGGCCGACAAGGCGCCGGTGCAGGCGGTACTGCCCAAGGAGGGCGCGACCGGCTGGTCGGACACCTGGATGATCTCGGCACACGCGGCCCACCCCAACTGCGCGTACCAGTGGATGAACTGGATCGTCTCGCCGAAGGTGAACGCCCAGGTCGCGCAGTGGTTCGGCGAGGCGCCGGCCAATGCCAAGGCCTGTGCGCAGACCACGGACCCGAACTTCTGCGGCACCTTCCACGCCAGTGACGACGCGTACTGGAAGAACATCTACTACTGGACCACGCCGATCAAGGACTGCCTGGACGGCCGCGGGCCGATCTGCACCGACTACGCCGCCTGGACGGCCGCCTGGACCGAGATCAAGGGTTGA
- a CDS encoding ABC transporter permease translates to MVFSRAARLALRVALALGLGVIYLPLVLVLVNSLNRDRSFAWPPTGLTTEWWLRAWHSEGARSALATSLKAGLGATAVALVLGTMTAFAVQRYRFFGRQAVSFLVILPIALPGIVTGIALNAAFRTLLGPVGIGFGLLTVVIGHATFCIVVVFNNVIARLRRLAPSAEEASADLGAHTFQTFRYVTFPAVRSALLAGALLAFALSFDEIVVTTFTAGPGVQTLPIWIYANLARPNQAPVVNVVAAMLVLLSVVPVYLAQRLSNDTTGSRF, encoded by the coding sequence GTGGTCTTCTCCCGAGCCGCCCGGCTGGCGCTGCGCGTCGCGCTCGCCCTCGGGCTGGGCGTCATCTACCTGCCGCTGGTGCTGGTCCTGGTCAACTCGCTCAACCGGGACCGCTCGTTCGCCTGGCCGCCCACCGGCCTGACCACCGAGTGGTGGCTCCGGGCCTGGCATTCCGAGGGAGCCCGCAGCGCGCTGGCCACCTCGCTGAAGGCGGGCCTGGGAGCCACCGCGGTGGCGCTGGTGCTCGGAACGATGACCGCCTTCGCCGTCCAGCGCTACCGGTTCTTCGGCCGGCAGGCGGTCTCGTTCCTGGTGATCCTCCCGATCGCGCTGCCCGGCATCGTCACCGGTATCGCACTCAACGCGGCGTTCCGCACCCTGCTCGGCCCGGTCGGCATCGGCTTCGGCCTGCTCACCGTCGTCATCGGGCATGCCACGTTCTGCATCGTGGTGGTCTTCAACAACGTCATCGCTCGACTGCGCCGCCTGGCACCGTCGGCCGAGGAGGCGTCGGCGGACCTCGGCGCGCACACCTTCCAGACCTTCCGGTACGTCACCTTCCCGGCCGTCCGGTCGGCGCTGCTGGCCGGCGCCCTACTGGCGTTCGCCCTGTCCTTCGACGAGATCGTCGTCACGACCTTCACCGCCGGCCCCGGCGTCCAGACCCTGCCGATCTGGATCTACGCCAATCTGGCGCGCCCCAACCAGGCCCCGGTGGTCAACGTGGTCGCCGCGATGCTGGTGCTGCTCTCCGTCGTCCCCGTCTACCTGGCCCAGCGCCTCTCCAACGACACCACGGGCAGCCGCTTCTAG